One part of the Acetoanaerobium sticklandii genome encodes these proteins:
- a CDS encoding NYN domain-containing protein yields MKKKFTDYLIVDGYNVINAWSDLNEIAKVDLEGARDKLNFILGEYAAFSGIFTIVVYDAYRVKAHTKREEEVGNLKIVYTKEKQTADSYIEKLITEFGPKKHLSIRVASDDMAEQQMVLGKGGSRITTRELNIEVQRSNTKIKTTTKTKKTEKNTLEDVVDTDVLRKLEEIRKGVSKGK; encoded by the coding sequence TTGAAAAAGAAATTTACGGACTATCTCATAGTAGATGGCTATAATGTAATTAATGCATGGAGTGATTTAAATGAAATTGCTAAAGTGGACTTAGAAGGAGCAAGAGACAAGCTCAATTTTATTCTAGGTGAATATGCTGCTTTTAGTGGAATCTTCACCATAGTTGTCTATGATGCATACAGAGTCAAAGCTCATACGAAAAGAGAAGAAGAAGTAGGCAATTTAAAAATTGTGTATACAAAAGAAAAGCAAACTGCCGATTCATATATAGAAAAGCTTATAACCGAGTTTGGACCTAAAAAGCACTTGAGTATAAGAGTTGCAAGCGATGACATGGCTGAGCAGCAGATGGTTCTTGGCAAGGGTGGAAGCAGAATAACTACAAGAGAGCTAAATATAGAGGTACAGCGCTCAAACACTAAAATTAAAACCACAACAAAGACGAAAAAAACAGAAAAAAACACCTTAGAGGATGTGGTTGACACGGATGTGCTTCGAAAATT